A genomic segment from Pseudomonas sp. M30-35 encodes:
- a CDS encoding SPOR domain-containing protein: MALLDKNLLQRIVGALVLLALAIIFIPMLLSRQDEIERVVVDAPSMPEAPVMPEIEMQPVAVPKPQIIEEAPAEEDQGPDPIAAIIEQNADEPVNPVPATPPPEAREQVKADAAARAEKPVAAAEKPASHLDANSLPVSWSVQLASLSSRDGAEKLQKTLRAQGYNAYIRTFEGMNRVFVGPLVERAEADRLRDQLNRKQKLNGFVVRFKPESS; this comes from the coding sequence ATGGCTTTGCTGGATAAAAACTTGCTGCAACGTATTGTTGGCGCCTTGGTGTTGCTGGCCTTGGCGATTATTTTTATCCCCATGCTGTTGTCTCGGCAAGATGAGATAGAGCGTGTCGTGGTGGATGCGCCAAGCATGCCGGAAGCACCGGTAATGCCGGAAATCGAGATGCAGCCGGTCGCTGTACCGAAGCCGCAGATTATTGAAGAAGCTCCGGCTGAAGAAGATCAAGGCCCTGATCCGATCGCTGCGATCATCGAGCAAAATGCTGATGAGCCAGTCAATCCAGTCCCTGCTACGCCACCGCCTGAAGCGCGTGAGCAGGTCAAAGCCGATGCTGCTGCTCGTGCCGAGAAGCCTGTGGCTGCAGCCGAAAAGCCCGCTAGTCACCTGGACGCCAATAGTCTGCCGGTGAGTTGGTCGGTTCAGTTAGCCAGTTTGTCCAGTCGCGACGGTGCTGAAAAGCTGCAAAAGACCCTGCGCGCTCAAGGCTATAACGCCTATATTCGTACCTTTGAGGGCATGAATCGGGTCTTTGTGGGGCCGCTGGTTGAGCGTGCTGAGGCTGATCGCCTGCGCGATCAGTTGAACCGCAAACAGAAATTAAACGGATTTGTTGTTCGTTTTAAACCAGAAAGCAGTTGA
- the folC gene encoding bifunctional tetrahydrofolate synthase/dihydrofolate synthase: protein MSQRSLADWLAYLEQLHPSAIDMGLERSRQVAQRMGLVKLAPLTITVTGTNGKGSTCAFIASLLEQQGLSVGVYSSPHLLRYNERVQICGEQASDELLCEAFAAVEAARGDTSLTYFEMGTLAAFWLFKRQQLDAVVLEVGLGGRLDAVNLIDADIALVTSIGVDHVDWLGDSRESVSIEKAGIYRAGKPALCGDLDPPQPLLDCAAELEAPLFLRGRDYDLVVSEHTWAWRGIDAQGAALELIDQPLLDLPVENAALALQAYALTGLAWQPAQIKNALLGTRVTGRLDRRQLVWQGKPLTLLLDVGHNPHAAEYLARRLAMKPVAGKRSAVFALLADKDLAGVVTPLIPHIAHWAVAPLPTSRTRPAAELARYLTDCAAQVAVFDDVRCALDAQCTKASAGDEILLFGSFYCVAEALEWLAGHATGVGQDGFAG from the coding sequence ATGAGTCAACGCTCTTTAGCTGATTGGCTGGCGTATCTGGAGCAATTGCATCCTAGCGCCATTGATATGGGTTTAGAGCGCTCTCGCCAGGTTGCGCAGCGCATGGGGCTGGTCAAGCTGGCCCCATTGACGATTACCGTCACTGGCACCAACGGTAAAGGCTCTACCTGCGCCTTTATTGCTTCCTTGCTTGAGCAGCAAGGCCTTAGTGTCGGGGTCTACAGTTCGCCACATTTGCTGCGCTATAACGAGCGCGTGCAAATCTGCGGTGAGCAAGCCAGTGACGAACTGCTCTGCGAGGCCTTTGCAGCGGTTGAAGCGGCGCGTGGCGACACTTCCCTGACTTATTTCGAGATGGGCACGCTGGCCGCATTCTGGCTGTTCAAGCGTCAGCAGCTTGATGCTGTAGTGCTTGAGGTTGGCCTTGGTGGGCGTCTGGATGCGGTTAACCTGATAGATGCCGATATTGCTCTGGTTACCAGCATTGGTGTTGATCATGTTGATTGGCTGGGCGATAGCCGTGAATCGGTATCCATCGAAAAAGCCGGCATCTACCGTGCAGGCAAACCTGCTTTATGCGGTGATTTAGATCCGCCACAGCCACTGCTTGATTGTGCTGCTGAACTTGAAGCGCCGTTATTCCTGCGGGGTCGTGATTACGATCTGGTTGTGAGCGAGCACACATGGGCATGGCGGGGGATTGATGCGCAAGGCGCGGCACTGGAACTTATTGATCAGCCATTACTCGATTTACCCGTGGAAAATGCAGCGCTGGCACTGCAAGCGTATGCGTTGACTGGGCTTGCGTGGCAGCCTGCGCAAATCAAGAATGCTTTGCTGGGCACGCGGGTAACGGGGCGGCTTGATCGTCGTCAGCTGGTTTGGCAAGGAAAGCCCCTGACGTTGTTGCTGGATGTTGGGCATAATCCCCATGCTGCCGAGTATTTGGCGCGACGTTTGGCGATGAAGCCAGTCGCTGGTAAGCGTTCTGCTGTATTTGCTTTACTGGCAGATAAAGACTTGGCGGGTGTGGTAACGCCATTAATTCCACATATTGCCCATTGGGCTGTGGCACCATTGCCGACAAGTCGTACGCGACCGGCGGCAGAACTGGCCAGGTATTTAACTGACTGTGCAGCGCAGGTAGCGGTATTTGATGATGTGCGCTGTGCATTGGACGCACAATGCACCAAAGCTTCGGCGGGAGATGAAATTCTTCTGTTCGGGTCGTTTTACTGTGTGGCCGAGGCCTTGGAATGGCTGGCGGGCCATGCCACGGGAGTAGGTCAGGATGGCTTTGCTGGATAA
- a CDS encoding CvpA family protein yields MVFTWVDWAIIAVIGVSSLISLSRGFVKEALSLLTWIIAGAVAWMFGGALSHHLEGFIQTPSARVIAACALLFIATLMVGALVNYLLSELIRVTGLSGTDRFLGMVFGAARGGLLVVLLVGLVSLAPVQEDPWWQQSTLVPHFLLVADWSKNLILGMSSEWLASGISAPAELPFKQVLTQP; encoded by the coding sequence GTGGTATTCACCTGGGTCGATTGGGCCATTATCGCCGTCATTGGCGTATCAAGTTTGATCAGTTTGAGCCGTGGCTTTGTTAAAGAAGCTTTATCGTTGCTTACCTGGATCATTGCGGGTGCTGTTGCCTGGATGTTTGGCGGCGCACTCTCGCATCATCTCGAAGGCTTTATACAAACACCGTCGGCTCGAGTCATCGCCGCGTGTGCATTGCTGTTCATTGCCACTCTGATGGTGGGTGCACTGGTCAATTATCTGCTTAGCGAGTTGATCCGCGTGACCGGTTTATCCGGTACTGATCGGTTTCTTGGCATGGTCTTTGGGGCTGCGCGGGGTGGTTTGCTAGTTGTGCTGTTGGTTGGGCTGGTGAGCCTGGCGCCGGTACAAGAGGATCCGTGGTGGCAGCAATCGACGCTGGTACCGCATTTTTTATTGGTTGCTGACTGGTCAAAAAACCTAATTTTAGGCATGTCCAGCGAGTGGCTTGCGAGTGGCATCAGTGCTCCGGCTGAGCTGCCGTTTAAACAGGTTCTCACGCAGCCTTAA
- the truA gene encoding tRNA pseudouridine(38-40) synthase TruA: MSDALPSTAAERAAVGVFKIALGVEYKGSRYRGFQRQKAGVPSVQESLEKAISKVAGGASVTLSCAGRTDASVHASAQVVHFTTTVERSMHAWVMGANRNLPGDISVAWAKSMPEHFDARFCAQARRYRYVIYNDQIRPAHMAEEVTWNHRPLDIERMRAAAEYFVGTHDFSAFRARQCQAKSPVKTVHHLQLLEQGRFMVLDIRANAFLHHMVRNIAGVLMTIGAGERPVEWAKEVLDTGVRRTGGVTAAPYGLYLVQVDYPAEFGLPQRYLGPHFLSGLPDVRDEY, translated from the coding sequence ATGTCAGATGCTCTACCTTCAACGGCGGCCGAAAGGGCCGCCGTTGGCGTTTTCAAAATAGCCCTTGGGGTTGAATACAAAGGCTCCCGTTATCGCGGGTTTCAGCGGCAGAAGGCTGGTGTGCCGTCCGTTCAGGAGTCGCTTGAAAAAGCTATTTCGAAAGTAGCGGGTGGTGCATCGGTAACGCTGAGCTGTGCTGGGCGTACCGATGCCTCCGTGCATGCCAGTGCGCAAGTGGTGCACTTCACCACTACCGTTGAGCGCAGCATGCATGCATGGGTCATGGGCGCTAACAGGAATTTGCCGGGTGACATCAGCGTGGCCTGGGCGAAAAGTATGCCCGAACACTTCGATGCGCGCTTTTGTGCGCAGGCGCGGCGCTACCGTTATGTGATCTATAACGACCAGATTCGTCCTGCACACATGGCCGAGGAAGTGACTTGGAATCACCGTCCGCTGGATATTGAGCGGATGCGTGCTGCGGCCGAGTATTTTGTGGGTACCCACGATTTTAGTGCCTTCCGTGCGCGCCAATGTCAGGCAAAGTCACCGGTCAAAACTGTTCATCATTTGCAGCTGCTGGAACAGGGTCGCTTTATGGTGCTGGATATTCGTGCCAATGCATTCTTGCATCACATGGTACGCAATATCGCTGGGGTGCTGATGACTATCGGGGCTGGCGAACGCCCGGTCGAGTGGGCTAAAGAGGTGCTTGATACGGGGGTGCGGCGTACGGGTGGCGTTACTGCGGCGCCTTATGGATTGTACCTGGTACAGGTCGATTACCCGGCCGAGTTTGGTCTGCCGCAGCGTTATTTGGGCCCGCACTTTCTTTCCGGCTTACCTGATGTCAGGGACGAATACTAA
- a CDS encoding SDR family oxidoreductase, which yields MTTGKVALVTGAARGIGLGISAWLIAEGWQVVLADVDRGRGSKVAKALGENAWFVAMDVADEEQIALGVAEVLGQFGRLDALVCNAAVSEPHSLELESLNLARWNKTLAINLTGPMLLAKHCVPYLRAHRGAIVNLTSTRAHQSEACTEAYAASKGGLLALTHSLAISLGPDVRVNAVSPGWIDTRDSSEQRAEPLSATDHAQHPVGRVGNVQDVAAMVAWLLSSRAGFVTGQEFVVDGGMTKKMIYQ from the coding sequence TTGACCACCGGCAAAGTAGCGTTGGTGACGGGTGCCGCGCGCGGCATTGGTTTGGGAATCAGTGCGTGGTTGATTGCTGAAGGTTGGCAGGTTGTGCTGGCTGATGTGGATCGGGGGCGGGGCTCCAAAGTCGCTAAAGCACTGGGTGAGAATGCTTGGTTCGTGGCGATGGATGTCGCGGATGAAGAGCAGATCGCACTGGGCGTTGCCGAGGTGCTGGGGCAGTTTGGTCGGCTTGATGCGCTGGTCTGCAATGCAGCGGTCTCCGAGCCGCATAGCCTTGAGCTTGAGAGCCTCAATCTGGCGCGCTGGAACAAAACCCTGGCGATCAACCTGACGGGGCCCATGCTGTTGGCCAAGCATTGTGTGCCGTATTTGCGTGCGCACCGCGGCGCAATCGTTAATCTGACCTCAACCCGGGCTCATCAATCAGAAGCCTGCACCGAGGCTTATGCGGCGAGCAAGGGCGGCTTATTGGCTTTGACTCATTCCCTGGCGATCAGTCTGGGCCCGGACGTGCGGGTTAATGCGGTAAGTCCAGGCTGGATTGATACGCGTGACTCCAGTGAGCAGCGCGCTGAACCCTTGTCCGCAACAGACCATGCTCAGCATCCGGTCGGGCGAGTGGGCAACGTGCAGGACGTGGCGGCGATGGTGGCGTGGTTGCTGTCGAGTCGCGCCGGGTTCGTCACCGGTCAGGAGTTTGTGGTCGACGGCGGCATGACTAAAAAGATGATTTATCAATAG
- a CDS encoding O-succinylhomoserine sulfhydrylase, translating into MSQDWDAGRLDSDLEGVGFETLAVRAGQHRSPEAEHSEALYPTSSYVFRTAADAAARFAGEVPGNVYSRYTNPTVRAFEERIAAMEGAEQAVATSTGMSAILSIVMSLCSGGDHVLVSRSVFGSTISLFEKYLKRFGVEVDYVPLSDLSAWSAAFKPNTKLLFVESPSNPLAELVDIAALAEIAHSKGALLAVDNCFCTPALQQPLKLGADVIMHSATKYIDGQGRSMGGVVAGRSELMKEVVGFLRTAGPTLSPFNAWIFLKGLETLSVRMQAHCARAQQLAQWLEQQPGIERVHYAGLPSHPQHELAKRQQSAFGAVVSFEVAGGKEAAWRFIDATRVISITTNLGDTKTTIAHPATTSHGRLSPHERASAGIGDNLIRVAVGLEDVVDLQADLTRGLAAL; encoded by the coding sequence ATGTCTCAAGACTGGGATGCCGGACGTCTGGATAGCGACCTGGAAGGGGTTGGCTTTGAAACGCTGGCCGTTCGCGCCGGTCAACATCGTTCGCCTGAAGCGGAGCACAGCGAGGCGCTGTACCCAACCTCCAGCTATGTATTCCGTACCGCCGCTGATGCTGCTGCGCGCTTTGCTGGTGAAGTGCCCGGCAATGTCTATTCGCGCTACACCAACCCGACCGTGCGTGCTTTTGAAGAGCGTATCGCGGCAATGGAAGGTGCTGAACAGGCGGTCGCGACCTCAACTGGGATGTCAGCCATCCTGTCGATTGTCATGAGCCTGTGCTCTGGCGGTGATCATGTGCTGGTTTCGCGCAGTGTGTTCGGGTCGACCATCAGCTTGTTTGAGAAGTACCTCAAGCGCTTTGGGGTTGAGGTCGACTACGTGCCGCTGTCTGATTTGAGTGCGTGGTCTGCTGCATTCAAGCCGAACACCAAGCTGCTGTTTGTTGAATCGCCGTCGAACCCCTTGGCCGAGTTGGTTGATATCGCCGCACTGGCTGAAATCGCCCATAGCAAAGGCGCTCTGCTGGCCGTCGATAACTGTTTCTGCACCCCGGCGTTGCAGCAGCCGCTGAAGCTGGGTGCCGACGTGATCATGCATTCCGCGACCAAGTACATCGATGGTCAGGGGCGGAGCATGGGCGGGGTGGTTGCCGGTCGTAGCGAACTGATGAAGGAGGTGGTGGGCTTCTTGCGCACCGCCGGACCTACGCTGAGCCCATTCAACGCCTGGATATTCCTCAAAGGTTTAGAAACCCTCAGCGTGCGTATGCAAGCACATTGCGCCCGTGCTCAACAGTTGGCGCAATGGCTGGAGCAACAGCCAGGTATTGAGCGCGTTCATTACGCAGGTTTACCGAGCCATCCGCAGCATGAGTTGGCCAAGCGTCAGCAAAGTGCCTTCGGTGCCGTGGTCAGCTTTGAAGTCGCGGGCGGTAAAGAGGCTGCATGGCGCTTTATCGATGCCACTCGGGTGATTTCTATCACCACGAATCTGGGTGATACCAAAACCACTATCGCGCACCCGGCAACCACGTCGCATGGTCGTCTGTCGCCACATGAGCGGGCAAGTGCGGGGATCGGCGATAACCTGATCCGTGTCGCGGTCGGTCTTGAAGACGTGGTGGATCTGCAGGCTGATCTGACACGTGGTTTGGCGGCGCTTTGA
- a CDS encoding AraC family transcriptional regulator has product MAVKSPRIRLGDLSVGFVDSLAEAMRSYGQDPVTLLEGYGLDSVRLATPRARLSIPRYMRLGHAAIEQTKQPGLGLTMGKLSRLGQLGLAGVTAAQAPTVREAARSLIRYEPLYASNYRGHANFIEDNQGAWLRFYSISPYNAYNRFVIDSVLAGWAQQLSHVAQQPIAPERAHIEFPAPSYSDEYSPALACPVEFAAEHNQLRLSQATLNLRNPQHCPSTWLHLQELCEREREQLTRTRSLRERIIQLLGPLLHGREPDLQEVAAHLQMPTWTLRRKLAEEGTQFRAILNETRHDLAVAYIRDTELAFGEIAYLLGFASAEAFQRAFKRWNQQTPGEFRRAQRLSS; this is encoded by the coding sequence ATGGCTGTAAAAAGCCCGCGCATTCGCCTTGGCGACTTGTCTGTAGGCTTTGTTGACAGCCTCGCCGAGGCCATGCGCAGTTACGGCCAAGATCCAGTGACACTGCTCGAAGGCTACGGGCTCGATTCTGTTCGTCTGGCAACACCACGGGCACGCCTGTCAATTCCACGTTATATGCGCCTGGGCCACGCAGCCATTGAACAAACCAAACAGCCGGGCCTTGGTTTGACCATGGGCAAACTCAGCCGCCTTGGCCAGCTCGGGCTCGCCGGTGTGACCGCAGCCCAGGCCCCTACGGTGCGTGAAGCGGCACGCAGCCTGATTCGGTATGAGCCGCTGTACGCTTCGAACTATCGCGGCCACGCCAACTTCATCGAGGACAATCAGGGCGCGTGGCTGCGTTTTTACTCGATCAGCCCTTACAACGCCTACAACCGCTTTGTAATCGATTCAGTGCTCGCAGGCTGGGCTCAGCAGCTGAGTCACGTCGCCCAACAACCGATTGCCCCTGAGCGCGCACACATAGAGTTCCCTGCGCCAAGCTACAGCGATGAATACTCTCCCGCACTGGCTTGCCCCGTTGAGTTTGCCGCAGAGCATAATCAGCTGCGCCTAAGCCAAGCCACGCTCAACCTGCGCAATCCACAGCATTGCCCAAGCACATGGCTGCATTTACAAGAGCTGTGTGAGCGTGAACGGGAACAATTGACCCGCACGCGCAGCCTGCGTGAGCGCATTATTCAATTATTAGGGCCGCTGCTACATGGTCGCGAGCCAGACTTACAGGAAGTGGCCGCACACCTACAAATGCCAACCTGGACCTTGCGCCGCAAATTGGCCGAGGAAGGCACGCAGTTTCGCGCCATTCTCAACGAGACACGCCATGATCTGGCTGTCGCTTATATTCGCGACACCGAACTGGCTTTTGGTGAGATTGCCTACCTGCTTGGTTTTGCCTCTGCGGAAGCCTTCCAGCGCGCATTCAAACGCTGGAACCAGCAAACCCCTGGCGAATTTCGCCGAGCGCAGCGGCTGAGCAGTTGA
- the purF gene encoding amidophosphoribosyltransferase, with product MCGIVGIVGKSNVNQALYDGLTVLQHRGQDAAGIVTSHDGRLFLRKDNGLVRDVFQQRHMQRLVGHMGIGHVRYPTAGSSSSAEAQPFYVNSPYGITLAHNGNLTNVEQLAKEIYESDLRHVNTNSDSEVLLNVFAHELAQRGKLQPTEEDVFAAVSQVHARCVGGYAVVAMITGYGIVGFRDPHGIRPIVFGQRHTDEGVEYMIASESVSLDVLGFTLIRDLAPGEAVYITEDGKLFTRQCATNPQYAPCIFEHVYLARPDSIMDGVSVYKARLRMGEKLAEKIARERPDHDIDVVIPIPDTSRTAALELANHLGVKFREGFVKNRYIGRTFIMPGQAARKKSVRQKLNAIELEFRGKNVMLVDDSIVRGTTCKQIIQMAREAGAKNVYFCSAAPAVRYPNVYGIDMPSAHELIAHNRSTEQVAELIGADWLIYQDLEDLIDAVGGGKIKIEKFDCAVFNGEYVTGDVDEFYLNKIEQARNDSTKIKSQAVSAIIDLYNN from the coding sequence ATGTGCGGCATTGTCGGTATCGTCGGTAAATCGAACGTCAATCAGGCGCTGTATGACGGGTTGACCGTTCTCCAGCACCGCGGCCAGGACGCTGCCGGTATTGTGACCAGTCACGATGGTCGCCTGTTTCTGCGCAAAGACAATGGTCTGGTGCGCGATGTCTTCCAGCAACGCCATATGCAGCGTCTGGTTGGCCACATGGGTATTGGCCATGTGCGCTATCCAACCGCGGGCAGCTCCAGTTCGGCGGAAGCTCAGCCGTTCTACGTCAACTCGCCGTACGGCATCACCTTGGCGCACAACGGTAACCTGACCAACGTCGAACAGTTGGCCAAGGAGATCTACGAATCTGATCTGCGCCACGTCAACACCAATTCAGACTCCGAAGTACTGCTTAACGTGTTTGCGCACGAACTGGCCCAGCGTGGCAAGTTGCAGCCAACCGAGGAAGATGTGTTCGCGGCGGTCAGCCAGGTTCACGCTCGTTGTGTCGGCGGCTATGCAGTGGTTGCGATGATCACCGGTTATGGCATCGTCGGTTTCCGCGATCCGCACGGTATCCGCCCAATTGTCTTCGGTCAGCGCCACACCGACGAAGGCGTTGAGTACATGATCGCCTCGGAAAGCGTCTCGTTGGACGTGCTCGGTTTCACCCTGATCCGTGATCTGGCTCCGGGCGAAGCGGTGTACATCACTGAAGACGGTAAGTTGTTTACCCGCCAGTGCGCGACTAATCCGCAATATGCACCTTGTATCTTTGAGCACGTTTACCTGGCGCGTCCTGACTCCATCATGGACGGCGTTTCGGTGTACAAGGCACGTCTGCGCATGGGTGAAAAGCTGGCTGAGAAAATTGCCCGCGAGCGGCCTGATCACGATATCGATGTGGTAATTCCGATCCCGGACACCAGCCGTACCGCCGCGCTTGAGTTGGCCAACCATCTGGGCGTCAAATTTCGCGAAGGTTTTGTCAAGAATCGCTATATCGGCCGTACCTTCATCATGCCGGGCCAAGCGGCGCGCAAGAAGTCAGTGCGCCAGAAGCTCAACGCCATTGAGCTTGAGTTCCGTGGTAAGAACGTAATGCTGGTCGACGACTCGATCGTGCGGGGCACCACTTGCAAGCAGATTATTCAGATGGCCCGCGAAGCTGGGGCGAAGAACGTGTACTTCTGTTCTGCTGCGCCTGCGGTACGTTACCCGAACGTCTACGGGATCGACATGCCAAGCGCGCATGAGTTGATCGCGCATAATCGCAGCACTGAACAAGTTGCCGAGTTGATTGGCGCTGATTGGCTGATCTACCAGGATCTTGAAGACTTGATTGATGCAGTCGGTGGCGGCAAGATCAAAATCGAGAAGTTTGACTGCGCTGTGTTTAATGGTGAGTACGTCACGGGCGATGTCGATGAGTTCTACCTGAACAAAATCGAGCAGGCGCGTAATGATTCGACCAAGATCAAATCGCAAGCGGTGAGTGCGATCATTGATCTTTACAACAACTGA
- a CDS encoding nitrilase-related carbon-nitrogen hydrolase, with product MRLFITISILIILLGSAGGYVYWAQQRPDVGIILTDLSSEISVNQGQPADRGNLLGIQPLLFASDYQSRETLHLKLAAYLEKARDEGLLNAKTIAILPEHIGTWLVAAGEKPEFYKSDSLQEAVKWLAASHPLSVPQALLSTPSNKDFSDALFRLKSAQMAADYQSLFSGLAKDFGITLVAGSIVLPEPRNENGALQIGEGPLYNISVVYGADGKALGQPQRKVYPSSRERSIIAAAPLEQLHTFDTPAGNLAVLIGTDSWYPASYAALAKLNTELLAVPGFVKGKMQWNKPWKGYKHATKPQTPTLADNSVSEGEAWQHLAIPNHLQDSGARAGAMVFMRGQLWRMGIDGRSVVSDGQKHAIANDSRSAQLVNLWL from the coding sequence ATGCGCCTATTTATTACAATCAGTATTCTTATCATCCTGCTTGGCAGCGCCGGTGGTTATGTCTATTGGGCGCAACAACGCCCCGATGTCGGCATTATCCTGACTGACCTGAGCAGCGAAATTAGCGTCAATCAGGGCCAGCCGGCTGATCGCGGCAATCTTCTCGGCATCCAGCCGCTGTTGTTTGCCAGTGATTATCAGAGCCGCGAGACGCTGCACCTGAAGCTTGCGGCCTACCTTGAAAAAGCCCGCGACGAAGGCCTGCTCAACGCCAAAACCATCGCCATCCTGCCCGAGCACATTGGCACCTGGCTGGTCGCTGCGGGTGAAAAACCCGAGTTTTATAAAAGCGACAGCCTGCAAGAAGCCGTCAAATGGCTCGCCGCCAGTCACCCGCTGAGCGTGCCACAGGCCCTGCTCAGCACGCCGAGCAATAAAGATTTCAGCGATGCGTTGTTTCGTCTCAAGTCTGCGCAAATGGCCGCCGACTACCAGAGCCTGTTCAGCGGTTTGGCCAAGGACTTTGGCATCACCTTGGTTGCAGGCTCCATCGTCTTGCCTGAACCACGCAACGAGAATGGCGCCCTGCAGATTGGTGAGGGTCCGCTGTACAACATCAGTGTGGTCTACGGCGCCGACGGTAAAGCGCTTGGCCAGCCACAGCGCAAAGTCTATCCATCGAGCCGCGAGCGCAGCATTATCGCCGCAGCGCCCCTTGAGCAGTTGCACACATTCGACACACCAGCCGGAAATCTCGCCGTATTAATCGGCACCGACAGCTGGTATCCCGCCAGCTACGCAGCGCTGGCCAAACTCAACACCGAGCTGCTGGCTGTTCCTGGTTTTGTCAAAGGCAAGATGCAGTGGAACAAACCCTGGAAAGGTTACAAGCACGCAACCAAACCGCAGACGCCGACCTTGGCCGATAACAGCGTCAGCGAAGGTGAAGCCTGGCAACACTTGGCAATACCCAACCACCTGCAAGACAGTGGCGCGCGCGCTGGCGCCATGGTGTTTATGCGCGGGCAATTGTGGCGCATGGGCATTGATGGTCGCAGCGTGGTAAGCGACGGTCAAAAACATGCCATTGCAAACGATTCGCGCAGCGCTCAACTCGTCAATCTATGGCTGTAA
- a CDS encoding phosphoribosylanthranilate isomerase, translating into MRVVRSKICGITRLEDALAAVAAGADAIGFVFYPKSPRAVTIEQARAIIASLPPFVTTVGLFVDMPREQLQQLLVQVPLDLLQFHGDETPEQCEGFGRPYIKALRVKSGADVGQQIAPYASASGVLLDTFVAGVPGGTGEIFDWSLVPQGLQMPIILAGGLTPDNVEAAIKQVKPYAVDVSGGVEASKGIKDLSKVKAFIQAVRSTM; encoded by the coding sequence TTGCGAGTCGTTCGAAGCAAAATTTGCGGAATCACCCGGCTGGAGGACGCCCTTGCTGCGGTAGCGGCGGGTGCCGACGCGATTGGTTTTGTGTTTTATCCGAAAAGCCCACGGGCCGTGACTATTGAGCAGGCGCGGGCGATTATTGCCAGCTTGCCACCTTTTGTGACCACGGTCGGCCTGTTTGTCGATATGCCGCGTGAGCAGCTACAGCAATTGCTTGTGCAAGTACCGCTGGACCTTCTGCAGTTTCATGGCGACGAAACGCCTGAACAATGCGAAGGTTTCGGCCGGCCCTACATCAAAGCATTACGGGTTAAGTCTGGTGCCGATGTCGGTCAGCAAATAGCGCCGTACGCTTCGGCCAGTGGCGTCTTGCTGGATACCTTTGTAGCTGGCGTGCCGGGCGGTACCGGAGAGATATTTGACTGGTCGTTAGTGCCGCAAGGGCTGCAAATGCCGATTATTCTGGCGGGAGGCCTCACTCCTGATAATGTAGAGGCTGCGATTAAGCAGGTTAAACCCTATGCAGTCGATGTCAGTGGTGGGGTAGAGGCGAGTAAAGGCATCAAAGATCTGAGCAAGGTAAAAGCCTTTATTCAAGCGGTACGCAGCACGATGTGA
- the accD gene encoding acetyl-CoA carboxylase, carboxyltransferase subunit beta, with amino-acid sequence MSNWLVDKLIPSIMRSETAKSSVPEGLWHKCPSCDAVLYKPELEKTLDVCIKCNHHMRIDARTRLDIFLDKEGREEIGADLEPVDRLKFRDSKKYKDRIVGAQKQTGEKDALVAMSGTLEGMPIATCAFEFSFMGGSMGAVVGERFVRAANVALEKRCPLVCFSASGGARMQEALISLMQMAKTSAVLARMREEGLPFISVLTDPVYGGVSASLAMLGDVIVAEPKALIGFAGPRVIEQTVREKLPEGFQRSEFLIEHGAIDMIISRSELRPRLARLLAQMQHLPTPSSSAVQVEMTSA; translated from the coding sequence ATGAGTAACTGGTTGGTAGATAAGCTGATTCCGTCGATCATGCGTTCTGAGACGGCTAAAAGCTCAGTACCTGAAGGCCTCTGGCATAAGTGCCCGTCTTGCGATGCTGTTCTGTATAAGCCGGAGCTCGAGAAGACTCTGGATGTGTGCATCAAGTGTAACCATCACATGCGTATCGATGCGCGCACACGTCTGGATATATTCCTCGACAAAGAAGGTCGTGAAGAGATCGGTGCTGATCTTGAACCTGTCGATCGCTTGAAATTCCGCGACAGCAAAAAGTACAAGGACCGTATCGTCGGTGCGCAGAAACAAACCGGTGAAAAGGACGCGTTGGTCGCCATGAGCGGTACGCTCGAAGGTATGCCGATTGCTACTTGCGCGTTTGAGTTCTCCTTTATGGGTGGATCGATGGGCGCCGTGGTCGGTGAGCGCTTTGTGCGCGCCGCCAATGTTGCCCTGGAAAAACGCTGTCCGCTGGTGTGCTTCTCCGCTTCGGGTGGCGCACGTATGCAGGAAGCCTTGATCTCGCTCATGCAGATGGCCAAGACTTCGGCTGTACTGGCGCGCATGCGTGAAGAAGGTCTGCCGTTTATCTCGGTACTGACCGATCCAGTCTACGGCGGCGTATCAGCTAGTCTGGCTATGCTGGGTGATGTGATTGTTGCCGAGCCTAAAGCACTGATCGGCTTTGCTGGCCCGCGCGTTATCGAACAAACGGTACGTGAGAAACTGCCTGAAGGCTTCCAGCGCAGTGAGTTTCTGATCGAGCACGGTGCTATCGACATGATCATTTCGCGCAGTGAACTGCGTCCGCGTTTGGCGCGCCTGCTTGCGCAAATGCAGCACCTGCCTACACCCTCCAGCTCAGCGGTTCAGGTTGAGATGACCTCTGCATGA